The Streptococcaceae bacterium ESL0687 genome has a segment encoding these proteins:
- the rpsU gene encoding 30S ribosomal protein S21, translating into MSKTVVRKNESLDDALRRFKRSVTKAGTLQEARKREHYEKPSVKRKRKSEAARKRKKF; encoded by the coding sequence ATGTCAAAAACTGTAGTTCGTAAAAATGAATCTCTTGATGATGCTCTTCGTCGTTTCAAACGTTCTGTAACAAAAGCTGGAACTCTTCAAGAAGCTCGCAAACGTGAGCACTACGAAAAACCTTCTGTAAAACGTAAACGTAAATCAGAAGCAGCTCGTAAACGTAAAAAATTCTAA
- the argS gene encoding arginine--tRNA ligase, whose translation MDDKKLVAGKIFAALDGALELQDIENLLEKPKNSDMGDIAFPAFTLAKSLRKAPQMIAADLAESIDKDGLEKVVAMGPYLNFFLDKNAVSTKVLDEVVARSDHYADQNIGEGANVAIDMSSPNIAKPFSIGHLRSTVIGDALANIYKKIGYNPIKINHLGDWGKQFGMLIVAYKKYGNEEAVKAHPIDELLKLYVRINEEADTDPTVDEEARAWFRKLEDGDEEALSLWKWFRDESLEEFNRLYEKMGVEFDSYNGEAFYNDKMDEIVNLLEDKGLLQESQGATIVDLEEYGLNPALIKKSDGATLYITRDLAAAKFRKDNYDFAKSIYVVGGEQAAHFKQLKAVLTEMGFDWANDVEHVPFGLVTREGKKLSTRKGNIIRLEPTMDEAVERALKQIEAKNPNLANKEKIAHQVGVGAVKFFDLKNERTNGYDFSLEDMLSFEGETGPYVQYTHARIQSILRKANYVADSTVVANFDDAESWEIIKLIQEFPAVIHRAADRNEPSVIAKYAINLAQAFNKYYAHVRILEENDGLQARLALADSTATVIKEALRLLGVEAPEEM comes from the coding sequence ATGGACGATAAAAAACTAGTTGCTGGAAAAATTTTTGCAGCTCTTGATGGAGCCCTTGAGCTTCAAGATATCGAGAACCTACTCGAAAAACCAAAAAACTCTGACATGGGAGACATCGCCTTCCCTGCCTTCACCCTGGCTAAGTCTCTACGGAAGGCCCCACAAATGATCGCAGCTGACCTTGCTGAATCAATCGACAAAGACGGACTTGAAAAAGTTGTCGCGATGGGACCATACCTTAACTTCTTCCTGGACAAGAACGCTGTTTCAACTAAGGTCCTTGACGAAGTTGTAGCACGTAGTGACCACTATGCCGACCAAAATATCGGTGAAGGTGCGAACGTTGCCATCGACATGTCTAGCCCAAATATCGCAAAACCTTTCTCAATTGGACACCTGCGTTCAACTGTAATCGGGGACGCTCTAGCTAACATCTACAAGAAAATTGGCTACAACCCAATCAAGATCAACCACCTGGGAGACTGGGGTAAACAGTTTGGGATGCTGATTGTTGCCTACAAGAAATACGGGAACGAAGAGGCTGTTAAGGCTCACCCAATCGACGAACTATTAAAACTTTACGTCCGCATCAATGAAGAGGCCGACACTGATCCAACAGTTGACGAGGAAGCTCGCGCCTGGTTCAGAAAGCTTGAGGATGGTGACGAGGAAGCTCTTAGCCTTTGGAAATGGTTCCGTGACGAGTCGCTTGAAGAGTTCAACCGCCTGTATGAAAAAATGGGAGTTGAGTTCGACTCATACAACGGTGAAGCCTTCTACAATGACAAGATGGATGAAATCGTAAACCTGCTTGAAGACAAAGGACTGCTTCAGGAATCTCAAGGGGCTACAATTGTTGACCTTGAAGAATACGGCCTAAATCCAGCCCTTATCAAGAAGTCTGACGGTGCTACTCTTTACATCACCCGTGACCTTGCTGCTGCCAAATTCCGTAAGGACAACTACGACTTTGCTAAATCTATCTACGTGGTAGGTGGAGAACAGGCTGCCCACTTCAAACAACTTAAGGCTGTTCTTACTGAAATGGGATTTGACTGGGCAAACGACGTTGAACACGTGCCATTTGGTCTAGTAACCCGTGAAGGTAAAAAACTTTCTACCCGTAAAGGTAACATTATCCGTCTTGAGCCTACAATGGACGAGGCTGTTGAACGTGCCCTAAAACAAATTGAGGCTAAAAATCCTAACCTTGCCAACAAGGAAAAAATTGCCCACCAGGTAGGTGTTGGTGCCGTTAAGTTCTTTGACCTTAAAAACGAACGTACAAATGGATATGACTTTAGCCTGGAAGACATGTTAAGCTTTGAGGGTGAAACTGGACCTTATGTGCAGTACACTCACGCCCGCATCCAGTCAATCCTTAGAAAAGCTAACTACGTGGCTGATTCAACAGTTGTTGCAAACTTCGACGATGCTGAATCTTGGGAAATCATCAAGCTGATTCAAGAATTTCCAGCAGTTATCCACCGTGCAGCTGACCGTAATGAGCCTTCAGTTATTGCCAAATACGCAATCAACCTGGCCCAGGCCTTCAACAAATACTACGCCCACGTACGTATCCTTGAAGAAAATGATGGACTACAAGCTCGTTTGGCTTTAGCTGACTCAACAGCAACTGTAATCAAAGAAGCCCTCCGCCTACTAGGTGTTGAAGCTCCAGAAGAAATGTAA